The following proteins are encoded in a genomic region of Oceanibaculum nanhaiense:
- a CDS encoding alpha/beta fold hydrolase, whose amino-acid sequence MSDTDPMTICRTETRFRWQGKSLPGLRLDPPAVPPADAPCLVFLHEALGSIRLWRDFPDAVVAMTGLPALVYERLGHGGAGPLTLPRGLDYLHVEAEQVLPAVLEQAGIGRAILIGHSDGGSIALLHAAAFPERIMAAVTLAAHVFVEEVTVAGVHEAMAAWRTTDLPDKLAKYHGSNTEALYRAWAETWTSDEFRPWNIEDCLPRISCPLLVIQGAEDEYATPAQVQAICRGAGGPATPLLIPDCAHQPHRQQRDAVLDAITAFVREMV is encoded by the coding sequence ATGAGCGACACCGATCCCATGACAATCTGCCGTACCGAGACGCGGTTCCGCTGGCAGGGCAAAAGCCTGCCCGGCCTTAGGCTCGACCCGCCCGCAGTGCCGCCGGCGGACGCCCCCTGCCTCGTCTTCCTGCATGAGGCGCTGGGCTCGATCCGGCTGTGGCGCGATTTCCCGGATGCCGTCGTTGCCATGACCGGCCTGCCGGCGCTGGTCTATGAACGGCTGGGTCATGGCGGCGCCGGTCCGCTGACCCTGCCGCGCGGGCTGGATTATCTGCATGTCGAGGCCGAGCAGGTGCTGCCTGCCGTGCTGGAGCAGGCCGGCATCGGGCGCGCCATCCTGATCGGACACAGCGATGGCGGCTCCATCGCGCTGCTGCATGCCGCCGCCTTCCCGGAACGGATAATGGCCGCCGTGACCCTGGCCGCGCATGTCTTCGTCGAGGAAGTCACCGTGGCCGGCGTGCATGAGGCGATGGCAGCGTGGCGCACCACCGATTTGCCCGACAAGCTGGCGAAATATCACGGGTCGAACACGGAAGCACTCTATCGCGCCTGGGCGGAGACCTGGACCTCGGATGAATTCCGCCCCTGGAACATCGAGGACTGTCTGCCGCGCATAAGCTGCCCGCTGCTGGTCATTCAGGGTGCGGAGGACGAATACGCCACCCCGGCGCAGGTGCAGGCCATCTGCCGCGGTGCCGGCGGTCCGGCGACGCCGCTGCTGATCCCCGATTGCGCACACCAGCCGCACCGCCAGCAGCGCGATGCCGTGCTGGATGCGATAACCGCCTTCGTGCGGGAGATGGTCTAG
- a CDS encoding AMP-binding protein → MTATYPDAARFDTCPKLLVHNAQTHPDAVAMREKDFGIWREMTWRDYAETVKLMALGLETLGIGRGDVVALIGDNDTNWVCGELATHCLRAMSLGIYRDALDEEVFYLADYAGVKAVLAEDQEQVDKFLNLGERLPDLQHIVYCDTRGMSTVTDPRVLSLDALKELGRKAEAREPARFKALVDATEGDDVAILCTTSGTTSNPKLAMLQSGAMIRHVHRYLTVDPKDSTDEYVSVLPLPWIMEQVYCIGFSLVAGMKVNYPESQDTMMHDLREIGPTFFLMAPRLWEQLAADMRARVMDASALNRWIFDKGVKLGIEALDRGGRSTLADTMLFSALRDRLGFSRVRSAATGGSALGPETFKLFLAMGVPLRQLYGQTELMGAYTLQDGKEVDCDTVGPPFPGTDVRIADPDASGVGEIVTRHDNMFLGYYKNEEATRADMRDGWMYTGDAGYFDDKGRLIVIDRLKDIATTAQGLRFSPQYIENKLKFSPYIAEAVILGAGHDYLTAIICVRYSIVSKWAEKKRIAFSSYTDLSNQQQIYDLIAGEVEQVNASLPEAQRIRKFLLLYKELDADDGELTRTRKVRRGVIGERYGGLIDALYTDATTAHLDAEVTYEDGRKSKVKADMRIMTVGTPHESATMKKAS, encoded by the coding sequence GTGACGGCGACGTATCCGGATGCCGCCCGTTTCGATACCTGCCCGAAATTGCTGGTCCACAACGCCCAGACCCACCCCGATGCGGTGGCGATGCGCGAGAAGGATTTCGGCATCTGGCGGGAAATGACCTGGCGCGATTACGCCGAGACCGTGAAGCTGATGGCGCTCGGCCTCGAAACGCTGGGCATCGGGCGCGGCGACGTGGTGGCGCTGATCGGCGACAACGACACCAACTGGGTGTGCGGCGAGCTGGCAACCCATTGCCTCAGGGCGATGAGCCTCGGCATCTATCGCGACGCGCTGGATGAGGAGGTCTTCTACCTTGCCGATTATGCCGGCGTGAAGGCGGTGCTCGCCGAGGATCAGGAGCAGGTGGACAAGTTCCTGAATCTGGGTGAGCGGCTGCCGGATTTGCAGCACATCGTCTATTGCGATACCCGCGGCATGAGCACGGTCACCGACCCGCGCGTGCTGTCGCTGGATGCGCTGAAGGAGCTGGGCCGCAAGGCCGAGGCGCGCGAGCCGGCACGCTTCAAGGCGCTGGTCGATGCGACGGAGGGTGACGACGTCGCCATCCTGTGCACGACCTCCGGCACCACCTCGAACCCGAAGCTGGCGATGCTGCAGTCGGGCGCCATGATCCGCCATGTGCACCGCTACCTGACGGTCGATCCGAAGGACAGCACGGACGAATATGTCTCCGTCCTGCCGCTGCCCTGGATCATGGAGCAGGTTTACTGCATCGGCTTTTCCCTGGTTGCGGGCATGAAGGTGAACTACCCGGAAAGCCAGGACACCATGATGCACGATCTGCGCGAGATCGGGCCGACCTTCTTCCTGATGGCGCCGCGCCTGTGGGAGCAGCTGGCCGCCGACATGCGCGCCCGCGTCATGGACGCCTCGGCGCTGAACCGCTGGATCTTCGACAAGGGCGTGAAGCTGGGGATCGAGGCGCTGGACCGCGGCGGCCGCTCCACGCTGGCGGATACCATGCTGTTCTCGGCGCTGCGCGACCGGCTGGGTTTCAGCCGCGTGCGCTCTGCCGCCACCGGCGGCTCGGCGCTGGGGCCGGAGACCTTCAAGCTGTTCCTCGCCATGGGCGTGCCGCTGCGCCAGCTGTACGGCCAGACCGAACTGATGGGCGCCTATACGCTGCAGGACGGCAAGGAGGTCGATTGCGACACGGTCGGGCCGCCCTTCCCGGGGACCGATGTGCGCATCGCCGATCCGGATGCCAGCGGCGTCGGCGAGATCGTCACCCGGCACGACAACATGTTCCTCGGTTACTACAAGAACGAGGAGGCGACCCGCGCCGACATGCGCGATGGCTGGATGTACACCGGCGATGCCGGCTATTTCGACGACAAGGGGCGGCTGATCGTCATCGACCGGCTGAAGGATATCGCAACGACAGCGCAGGGTCTGCGCTTCTCCCCGCAATATATTGAAAACAAACTAAAATTCTCTCCCTATATCGCCGAGGCGGTGATCCTGGGGGCGGGCCATGATTATCTGACGGCGATCATCTGCGTGCGCTATTCCATCGTCTCGAAATGGGCCGAGAAGAAGCGTATCGCCTTTTCCTCCTACACCGATCTGTCGAACCAGCAGCAGATCTACGATCTGATCGCCGGCGAGGTGGAGCAGGTGAATGCCAGCCTGCCCGAGGCCCAGCGCATCCGCAAATTCCTGCTGCTCTACAAGGAGCTGGATGCCGATGATGGCGAGCTGACCCGCACGCGCAAGGTGCGGCGCGGTGTCATCGGCGAGCGCTATGGCGGCCTGATCGACGCGCTCTACACCGATGCCACCACCGCGCATCTCGACGCCGAAGTCACCTACGAGGACGGGCGCAAGAGCAAGGTGAAGGCCGATATGCGCATCATGACGGTGGGCACGCCGCATGAGTCCGCAACGATGAAGAAGGCGAGCTGA
- a CDS encoding ABC transporter ATP-binding protein: MAEADSAMAAPPAASPAALKPMPEVAQVGEPVLRLNDIELGFGGVKAINKVSLEVRKGEILAIIGPNGAGKSSMLNVINGFYKPQSGTIEFMGRSLRAMDPNTAAKNGIARTFQNIALFKGMSTLDNLMTGRMLKMKRGMFWQALYWGPAQKEELEHRAAVEKIIDFLEIQAVRRTPVGRLPYGLQKRVELGRALAMEPDILLLDEPMAGMNVEEKEDMCRFILEVNQEFGTTIVLIEHDMGVVMDISDRVVVLDYGVKIADGTPDEVRANQRVIDAYLGVSH; this comes from the coding sequence ATGGCGGAAGCGGATTCGGCGATGGCAGCACCCCCGGCAGCATCCCCGGCAGCACTCAAACCGATGCCCGAGGTGGCACAGGTCGGCGAGCCGGTGCTGCGGCTGAACGATATCGAGCTTGGCTTCGGCGGCGTGAAGGCGATCAACAAGGTCAGCCTGGAAGTCCGCAAAGGCGAGATTCTGGCGATCATCGGCCCGAACGGCGCCGGCAAGTCCTCGATGCTGAATGTCATTAACGGCTTCTACAAGCCGCAGTCCGGGACCATCGAGTTCATGGGGCGCAGCCTGCGGGCGATGGACCCCAATACCGCCGCCAAGAACGGCATCGCCCGGACCTTCCAGAACATCGCCCTGTTCAAGGGCATGAGCACGCTGGACAATCTGATGACCGGGCGGATGCTGAAGATGAAGCGCGGCATGTTCTGGCAGGCGCTGTATTGGGGGCCGGCGCAGAAGGAAGAGCTGGAGCACCGCGCGGCGGTCGAGAAAATCATCGATTTCCTGGAAATCCAGGCGGTCCGCCGCACGCCGGTCGGCCGGCTGCCCTATGGCCTGCAAAAGCGCGTGGAGCTGGGCCGGGCGCTGGCGATGGAGCCGGACATCCTGCTGCTCGACGAGCCGATGGCCGGCATGAATGTCGAGGAGAAGGAGGATATGTGCCGCTTCATCCTGGAGGTGAATCAGGAGTTCGGCACCACCATCGTGCTGATCGAGCACGATATGGGCGTCGTCATGGATATTTCCGACCGTGTCGTGGTGCTGGATTACGGCGTGAAGATCGCCGACGGCACGCCGGACGAAGTCCGCGCCAACCAGCGCGTCATCGATGCCTATCTCGGCGTCAGCCACTGA
- a CDS encoding branched-chain amino acid ABC transporter permease, whose translation MFFSWPFFFEVLIGGLLSGVMYSLVALGFVLIFKASGVFNFAQGAMVLFAALTLVGFINMGVPIPLAIMIAIAVMILLAYAVERAVLRPLVNQPPIILFMATIGITFFIDGFGQTLWGSDVHTLDIGIPTQPLFFGDILVNSFDLVAAVVAGALVGVLAVFFQKTRIGRALRAVADDHQAAMSVGIPLRVIWVIVWSVAGLVALVAGIMWGSKLGVQFSLALIALKALPVLILGGFTSIPGAIIGGLIIGAGEKLAEVFVGPFLAGAIEDWFAYMLAMLVLLFRPQGLFGEKIIERV comes from the coding sequence ATGTTCTTTTCCTGGCCGTTCTTCTTCGAGGTCCTGATCGGCGGCTTGCTGTCCGGCGTCATGTATTCGCTGGTGGCGCTCGGTTTCGTGCTGATCTTCAAGGCATCGGGCGTGTTCAACTTCGCGCAGGGCGCGATGGTGCTGTTCGCCGCGCTGACGCTGGTTGGCTTCATCAATATGGGCGTGCCGATCCCGCTGGCGATCATGATCGCCATCGCCGTCATGATATTGCTGGCCTATGCGGTGGAGCGCGCGGTGTTGCGGCCGCTGGTGAACCAGCCGCCGATCATTCTGTTCATGGCGACCATCGGCATCACCTTCTTCATCGACGGGTTCGGTCAGACGTTGTGGGGGTCGGACGTTCACACGCTGGATATCGGCATTCCGACCCAGCCTCTGTTCTTCGGCGATATCCTGGTGAACAGCTTCGATCTGGTCGCCGCGGTGGTGGCGGGCGCGCTGGTCGGGGTGCTGGCGGTGTTCTTCCAGAAGACCCGCATTGGCCGCGCCCTGCGCGCCGTCGCCGACGATCATCAGGCGGCGATGTCGGTCGGCATTCCGCTACGCGTCATCTGGGTCATCGTCTGGTCGGTGGCCGGGCTGGTGGCGCTGGTCGCCGGCATCATGTGGGGCTCCAAGCTGGGGGTGCAGTTCTCGCTGGCGCTGATCGCGCTGAAGGCGCTGCCGGTGCTGATCCTGGGCGGCTTCACCTCAATCCCCGGCGCCATCATCGGCGGGCTGATCATCGGCGCGGGCGAGAAGCTGGCCGAAGTGTTCGTCGGGCCGTTCCTGGCCGGCGCCATCGAGGACTGGTTCGCCTACATGCTGGCCATGCTGGTGCTGCTGTTCCGGCCGCAGGGCCTGTTCGGCGAAAAGATCATCGAAAGGGTATGA
- a CDS encoding branched-chain amino acid ABC transporter permease: MVALLLIAYLAIPSVANDYWLVSILVPFLVFSMAAIGLNILTGYAGQLSLGTGGFMACGAFAAYKLATAFPDLHIVIVLLLSGTITAAVGVLFGLPSLRIKGFYLAVATLAAQFFLIWMFNKFGWFNNYSPSGVISAPPMHLFGDVYITGPQSSPLVKYLFLLTFVAVMALAAKNLTRCKIGRSWMAIRDMDIAAEIIGIRPLMAKLSAFAISSFYIGIAGAAWAFIYTGSVEALAFDINRSFQVLFMIIIGGLGSILGSFLGAAFIVLLPILLNNVPGLIGWHIPVDVIAHLEFMIFGALIIFFLIVEPHGLARLWTLAKEKMRLWPFPY, translated from the coding sequence ATGGTGGCCCTTCTGCTGATCGCCTATCTGGCGATTCCGTCGGTGGCCAATGATTACTGGCTGGTATCCATCCTGGTGCCGTTCCTGGTGTTCTCGATGGCGGCGATCGGGCTGAACATCCTGACCGGCTATGCCGGGCAGCTCAGCCTCGGCACCGGCGGCTTCATGGCCTGCGGCGCCTTTGCCGCCTACAAGCTGGCGACGGCCTTCCCCGATCTGCACATCGTCATCGTGCTGCTGCTCTCGGGCACCATCACGGCGGCGGTCGGTGTGCTGTTCGGCCTTCCGTCCCTGCGCATCAAGGGCTTTTATCTGGCAGTGGCGACGCTGGCCGCGCAGTTCTTCCTGATCTGGATGTTCAACAAGTTCGGCTGGTTCAACAATTACAGCCCGTCCGGCGTGATCTCGGCCCCGCCGATGCATCTGTTCGGCGACGTCTATATCACCGGGCCGCAATCCAGCCCGCTGGTGAAATACCTGTTCCTGCTGACCTTCGTGGCGGTCATGGCGCTGGCAGCGAAGAATCTGACGCGCTGCAAGATCGGCCGGTCCTGGATGGCGATCCGAGATATGGATATCGCCGCTGAGATCATCGGCATCCGGCCGCTGATGGCCAAGCTGTCGGCCTTCGCCATCTCTTCCTTCTATATCGGCATCGCCGGGGCGGCCTGGGCCTTCATCTATACCGGCTCGGTCGAGGCGCTGGCCTTTGACATCAACCGCTCCTTCCAGGTGCTGTTCATGATCATCATTGGCGGGCTGGGCAGCATCCTGGGGTCGTTCCTGGGGGCGGCCTTCATCGTGCTGCTGCCGATCCTGCTGAACAATGTGCCGGGACTGATCGGCTGGCATATCCCGGTCGATGTGATCGCGCATCTCGAATTCATGATCTTCGGGGCGCTCATCATCTTCTTCCTGATCGTCGAGCCGCACGGGCTTGCCCGGCTGTGGACACTGGCGAAGGAGAAGATGCGGCTGTGGCCGTTCCCCTACTGA
- a CDS encoding ABC transporter substrate-binding protein: MNMKKMLLSAAAAAVVATPLLAMPAAAQNEQFMPLLVYRTGPYAPSGIPLANGFVDYFELINARDGGINGVKITWEECETNYNNDRGVECYERLKKQGPTGATVFNPYATGITYALIERATADKIPVFSMGYGRADATVGSVFPYVFTAPATYWAGADAIIQYIQAQEKGSLKGKKIALVYHDSAYGKEPIATLQALAKQEGYTLNLFPVAHPGLEQKATWLQIGRQLRPDWVIMWGWGVMNSTAIKEAAAVGYPMNKFVGVWWSGSEADVRPAGAAAKGYMSASFTGVGTGAKVHSEIRDIVFAKGKGIGKDTFGEALYNRGVVNAAIMIEAVRTAQGKFGNKPLTGEQVQWGFENLNITQEVIDKLGLTGLMSPIKLSCNDHEGGGSVVIQQWDGKQWNFVSDFIKPRREMLTKMYEASAMQYAKEKGITPRDCKM; encoded by the coding sequence ATGAATATGAAGAAGATGCTTTTGTCGGCGGCCGCAGCGGCGGTCGTTGCAACCCCGCTGCTGGCGATGCCGGCGGCGGCGCAGAACGAGCAGTTCATGCCGCTGCTGGTCTATCGCACCGGCCCGTATGCGCCGAGTGGGATTCCGCTGGCCAATGGGTTCGTCGATTATTTCGAACTCATCAATGCCCGCGACGGCGGCATCAACGGCGTGAAGATCACCTGGGAAGAGTGCGAGACCAACTACAATAACGACCGCGGCGTGGAGTGCTACGAGCGCTTGAAGAAGCAGGGGCCGACCGGCGCGACGGTCTTCAACCCCTACGCCACGGGCATCACCTACGCGCTGATCGAGCGCGCGACGGCGGATAAGATTCCGGTCTTCTCGATGGGCTATGGCCGCGCCGACGCCACTGTCGGCTCCGTCTTCCCTTATGTGTTCACCGCGCCGGCGACCTATTGGGCGGGGGCGGACGCCATCATCCAGTACATCCAGGCGCAGGAGAAGGGCAGCCTCAAGGGCAAGAAGATCGCCCTGGTCTACCATGACAGCGCCTATGGCAAGGAACCGATCGCCACCCTGCAGGCGTTGGCCAAGCAGGAAGGCTATACCCTGAACCTGTTCCCGGTCGCCCATCCGGGGCTGGAGCAGAAGGCGACCTGGCTGCAGATTGGCCGCCAGCTGCGGCCGGACTGGGTGATCATGTGGGGCTGGGGCGTGATGAACTCCACGGCGATCAAGGAGGCCGCGGCCGTCGGCTACCCGATGAACAAGTTCGTCGGCGTCTGGTGGTCTGGCTCCGAGGCCGATGTGCGGCCTGCCGGTGCTGCCGCGAAGGGCTATATGTCGGCCTCCTTCACCGGGGTCGGCACGGGCGCCAAGGTGCATTCGGAAATCCGCGACATCGTGTTCGCCAAGGGCAAGGGCATCGGCAAGGATACGTTCGGCGAGGCGCTGTATAATCGCGGCGTCGTCAATGCGGCGATCATGATCGAGGCGGTGCGCACCGCGCAGGGCAAGTTCGGCAACAAGCCGCTGACCGGCGAACAGGTGCAGTGGGGCTTCGAGAATCTGAACATCACCCAGGAGGTCATCGACAAGCTGGGCCTGACCGGCCTGATGTCGCCGATCAAGCTGTCCTGCAACGATCATGAGGGCGGCGGCTCCGTCGTCATCCAGCAATGGGACGGCAAGCAGTGGAACTTCGTCTCGGACTTCATCAAGCCGCGCCGCGAGATGCTGACCAAGATGTATGAGGCTTCCGCCATGCAGTACGCGAAGGAGAAGGGCATCACCCCGCGCGACTGCAAGATGTAA
- a CDS encoding ABC transporter ATP-binding protein, giving the protein MTSAAAQKLEAESPGTASGAAEALLKVNNIEVIYDHVILVLKGVSLDVPDGGIVALLGANGAGKSTTLKSISNLLRAERGEVTKGSVHFAGQRIDGMTPDALVRMGVIQVMEGRHCFEHLTVEENLLTGAYTRKDGRQAIADDLELVYHYFPRLKERRTSLAGYTSGGEQQMCAIGRALMSRPKIILLDEPSMGLAPQLVEQIFEIVKQLNEKEGVSFLLAEQNTNVALRYAHFGYILENGRIVLDGAADALRNNEDVKEFYLGLSGTGRKSFRDVKQYRRRKRWLG; this is encoded by the coding sequence ATGACCAGCGCCGCCGCACAGAAACTGGAAGCCGAGTCGCCCGGTACCGCCTCCGGCGCCGCCGAAGCCTTGCTGAAGGTGAACAATATCGAGGTCATCTACGACCATGTGATCCTGGTGCTGAAAGGCGTGTCTCTCGATGTGCCGGATGGCGGCATCGTGGCCTTGCTGGGCGCCAACGGGGCCGGCAAGAGCACGACGCTGAAATCGATTTCCAACCTGCTGCGCGCCGAGCGCGGCGAGGTGACCAAGGGCTCGGTGCATTTCGCCGGCCAGCGCATCGACGGTATGACGCCGGACGCGCTGGTGCGCATGGGCGTCATCCAGGTGATGGAAGGGCGGCATTGCTTCGAGCATCTGACGGTCGAGGAAAACCTGCTGACCGGCGCCTATACCCGCAAGGATGGACGGCAGGCCATCGCCGACGATCTGGAGCTGGTTTATCATTATTTCCCGCGCCTGAAGGAGCGGCGGACCAGCCTTGCCGGCTATACCTCCGGCGGCGAGCAGCAGATGTGCGCCATTGGGCGCGCGCTGATGAGCCGGCCGAAGATCATCCTGCTGGACGAACCCTCGATGGGGCTGGCGCCGCAGCTGGTCGAACAGATTTTCGAGATCGTGAAGCAGCTGAACGAGAAGGAGGGCGTGTCCTTCCTGCTGGCCGAGCAGAATACCAATGTGGCGCTGCGCTACGCGCATTTCGGCTACATTCTCGAAAATGGCCGCATCGTGCTGGATGGCGCCGCCGATGCGTTGCGTAACAATGAGGATGTGAAGGAATTCTATCTCGGCCTGTCCGGCACCGGCCGCAAGAGCTTCCGCGATGTGAAGCAGTACCGCCGCCGCAAGCGCTGGCTCGGCTGA
- a CDS encoding phenylacetate--CoA ligase family protein, whose amino-acid sequence MPYFDILETRDPAVREAQLLSRLPALVAHARGQTDYFGKLLAKIDPAGVTSREALATLPVTRKGDLIELQKENPPFGGLNAKRPSALARIFMSPGPIYDPEGQGRDYWRFARALYAAGFRPCDILHNSFSYHLTPAGSMLETAAHALGCAVVPAGTGQTELQLRAISDIRPSGYAGTPSFLKILFEKAAETGADMSCLTKALVSGEALPPSLRTELAGYGCQVLQCYATADLGLIAYESSAQEGMIVDEGVIVEIVRPGTGDPVPDGEVGEVVVTTLTPDYPLIRFGTGDMSAILPGQSPCGRTNWRIKGWMGRADQTTKVKGMFVHPGQVADAAKRHPEIARFRLVVGGTAGRDEMVLRCEVQKQDTALAARIAESLQATTKLKGTVELVAPGSLPNDGKVIEDTRSYT is encoded by the coding sequence GTGCCCTATTTCGATATTCTTGAGACCCGCGACCCGGCGGTGCGCGAGGCGCAGTTGCTGTCCCGCCTGCCGGCGCTGGTCGCGCATGCGAGGGGCCAGACCGACTATTTCGGCAAGCTGCTGGCTAAAATCGATCCGGCCGGGGTGACCAGCCGGGAGGCGCTGGCGACGCTGCCGGTTACCCGCAAGGGTGATCTGATCGAGTTACAGAAGGAAAACCCGCCCTTCGGCGGGCTGAACGCCAAGCGGCCCAGCGCGCTGGCGCGCATCTTCATGTCGCCGGGTCCGATCTACGATCCCGAAGGGCAGGGACGCGACTATTGGCGCTTCGCCCGCGCGCTCTATGCCGCCGGATTCCGACCCTGCGACATCCTGCACAACAGCTTCTCCTATCATCTGACACCGGCCGGATCGATGCTGGAAACGGCGGCGCATGCGCTGGGCTGCGCCGTGGTGCCGGCAGGGACCGGCCAGACCGAACTGCAGCTGCGCGCGATATCCGATATCCGCCCGTCCGGCTATGCCGGCACGCCCTCCTTCCTGAAGATCCTGTTCGAGAAGGCCGCGGAAACCGGCGCCGATATGTCGTGCCTGACGAAGGCGCTGGTCTCGGGCGAGGCGCTGCCACCCTCGCTGCGTACCGAACTTGCGGGCTATGGCTGCCAGGTGCTGCAATGCTATGCGACTGCCGATCTGGGGCTGATCGCCTACGAATCCTCGGCGCAGGAGGGCATGATCGTGGATGAGGGGGTGATCGTCGAGATCGTGCGCCCCGGCACCGGCGATCCGGTGCCCGACGGTGAGGTGGGGGAGGTTGTCGTCACCACCCTGACGCCGGATTACCCGCTGATCCGCTTCGGCACCGGCGACATGTCCGCCATCCTGCCGGGGCAGAGTCCCTGCGGACGCACCAACTGGCGCATCAAGGGCTGGATGGGCCGGGCCGATCAGACCACCAAGGTGAAGGGCATGTTCGTCCATCCGGGGCAGGTGGCCGATGCCGCAAAGCGCCATCCCGAAATCGCCCGCTTCCGGCTGGTGGTTGGCGGTACCGCCGGCCGCGACGAGATGGTACTACGCTGCGAGGTACAAAAGCAGGATACGGCGCTGGCCGCCCGCATCGCCGAGAGCCTGCAGGCCACGACCAAGCTGAAGGGAACGGTCGAGCTGGTGGCGCCCGGCAGCCTGCCGAATGACGGCAAGGTGATCGAGGACACCCGCAGCTACACGTAG
- the ccmA gene encoding heme ABC exporter ATP-binding protein CcmA: MDDFSGNGLSCRRGDRLVFTGVDFSLPAGGALLLRGPNGSGKSSLLRIMAGLLPAVAGTLTRGGEPVAAEPDAHRADLCYVGHLDAVKPTLTVLENLSFWAGLHDEDSGERVRAALHRFGIAHLADAPGRWLSAGQKRRLALSRLLAAQTGLWLLDEPTVALDIASIKVLEEIMAEHRAEGGMVVLSTHAEIDLPGADVLAMDAFAPDRREAA; the protein is encoded by the coding sequence ATGGACGATTTCAGCGGCAACGGCCTTTCCTGCCGGCGTGGCGACAGGCTTGTCTTTACCGGCGTCGATTTTTCGCTGCCGGCTGGCGGCGCGTTGCTGCTGCGCGGACCGAATGGCAGCGGCAAGTCGAGCCTGCTGCGCATCATGGCGGGACTGTTGCCGGCGGTGGCGGGCACGCTGACGCGCGGCGGAGAACCCGTCGCGGCGGAACCGGACGCGCACCGCGCCGACCTTTGCTATGTCGGCCATCTGGATGCGGTGAAACCGACGCTGACCGTTCTGGAGAATCTCAGCTTCTGGGCCGGCCTGCACGATGAAGACAGCGGGGAGCGGGTGCGCGCCGCGCTGCACCGCTTCGGCATCGCGCATCTGGCCGACGCGCCGGGGCGCTGGCTGTCCGCCGGGCAGAAGCGGCGGCTGGCCCTGTCGCGTCTGCTGGCGGCACAGACCGGCCTGTGGCTGCTGGACGAGCCGACGGTGGCGCTGGATATCGCCTCCATCAAGGTGCTGGAAGAAATCATGGCGGAACACCGCGCCGAGGGCGGTATGGTCGTGCTGTCCACGCATGCCGAAATAGACCTGCCGGGCGCCGACGTGCTGGCCATGGACGCTTTCGCCCCGGACCGGCGGGAGGCGGCATGA
- the ccmB gene encoding heme exporter protein CcmB: protein MSALGLGGFGAVLGRDLRLAGRQGSDVLLVVGFFVLGAVLFPFAVGPDAAVLARISGGVIWVMALLAAMLSLDRLFQADYEDGSLELLVLSPLPLGFLVLAKCLAHWLTTGLPLLVAAPVLAILLNLPLDGFVALVLAMALGTPTLSLLGAVGAALSLGARRSGVLMSLLVLPLTVPVLIFGVAAVDAAVGGYPTAPHLMLLAALFLAALPLCPWAASAALRHAVE from the coding sequence ATGAGCGCGCTGGGACTCGGCGGTTTCGGCGCCGTGCTCGGCCGGGATTTACGGCTGGCCGGGCGGCAGGGTTCCGACGTGCTGCTGGTGGTCGGCTTCTTCGTGCTGGGCGCGGTGCTGTTCCCCTTCGCCGTGGGGCCGGACGCCGCGGTGCTGGCGCGGATATCCGGCGGTGTGATCTGGGTGATGGCGCTGCTGGCGGCCATGCTGTCGCTGGACCGGCTGTTCCAGGCGGATTATGAGGATGGCTCGCTGGAACTGCTGGTACTGTCGCCGCTGCCGCTGGGCTTCCTGGTGCTGGCCAAATGCCTGGCGCATTGGCTGACCACCGGCCTGCCGTTGCTGGTCGCCGCACCGGTGCTGGCGATCCTTTTGAACTTGCCGCTGGACGGGTTCGTCGCCCTGGTGCTGGCGATGGCGCTGGGCACCCCGACCTTGAGCCTGCTGGGCGCGGTCGGCGCGGCCTTGTCGCTGGGCGCGCGCCGGTCCGGCGTGCTGATGTCGCTGCTGGTCTTGCCCTTGACCGTCCCCGTGCTGATCTTCGGGGTGGCGGCGGTGGATGCGGCGGTCGGCGGCTATCCGACCGCGCCGCACCTCATGTTGCTGGCGGCGCTGTTCCTGGCGGCGTTGCCGCTGTGTCCCTGGGCGGCATCGGCGGCCCTGCGCCATGCGGTGGAATAG